Proteins co-encoded in one Carassius gibelio isolate Cgi1373 ecotype wild population from Czech Republic chromosome A15, carGib1.2-hapl.c, whole genome shotgun sequence genomic window:
- the LOC128028724 gene encoding putative gustatory receptor clone PTE03: MENRTHFYLMLFENIGYIRYAFFSFGFVIFFAIVFFNALIILVILLERTLHHPMYILISCLSVNSVFGTAAFFPRLLTDLLSDTHAVSHEACILQAFFIYSYAANENIILMLMAFDRYVAICKPLQYNNIMTPRVLSVLIAISWIYPMICLGIAGILNARLMMCGNKLWKVYCHSWEIVKLSCGNTIANNVLGFFNMTTTVIMPLNFILYSYTKILIICRKSSLDFRRKAYQTCIPHIVILLNFSVALFCEVTLSRFETLELPVGLSIILSLEFLIVPPILNPLVYGLNFPEIRKKIMWIIKASK, encoded by the coding sequence ATGGAAAatagaacacatttttatttgatgttgTTTGAAAATATTGGGTACATAAGATATGCTTTCTTCAGTTTtggatttgtaatattttttgctATTGTATTCTTTAATGCCCttattattcttgttattttgCTGGAAAGGACATTGCACCATCCCATGTACATTCTAATTTCATGTCTGTCTGTCAACTCTGTATTTGGAACAGCTGCTTTTTTCCCAAGGTTACTTACAGACTTGCTGTCTGATACACACGCCGTCTCCCATGAAGCATGTATTTTACAagcttttttcatttattcatatgcagcaaatgaaaatataatattaatgttaatggcATTTGACAGATATGTCGCAATCTGTAAACCATTACAATACAACAACATAATGACCCCCAGGGTTTTGTCTGTATTAATAGCTATAAGCTGGATTTATCCAATGATTTGTCTTGGTATTGCTGGTATATTAAATGCTAGACTGATGATGTGTGGTAACAAATTGTGGAAAGTTTATTGTCACAGCTGGGAAATTGTCAAGCTTTCTTGTGGAAACACCATTGCTAATAATGTTTTGGGTTTTTTCAATATGACCACAACTGTTATCATgccattaaattttatattatattcttatACAAAAATTCTTATAATCTGTAGAAAAAGCTCACTGGATTTCAGGAGAAAAGCATATCAAACTTGTATTCCGCACATAGTGATCCTTTTAAATTTTTCAGTTGCTCTTTTTTGCGAGGTCACTTTGAGTCGGTTTGAGACTTTGGAGCTTCCTGTAGGACTGTCAATCATTCTTTCACTAGAGTTTCTTATAGTACCACCCATCCTGAACCCTCTAGTTTATGGTTTGAATTTTCCTGAAATTCGCAAAAAAATTATGTGGATTATAAAAGCTTCCaaataa
- the LOC128028720 gene encoding olfactory receptor 4S2-like produces MQPPLENESSVLGFTLSGLNETMENRYVFFSLTALFYPLMVLCNLIVIFTIISQNTLHEPMYVFICNLCINTLYGTAGFYPKFMYDLLADDHVISYVGCMIQIFVIYSSVLCDLSTLTVMAYDRYVAICRPLEYHAIMTNQRVLEWIIFCWLTPFFCMSVLIVLTARLTLCGSTIEKLYCEIWAVAKLSCFSTTLNNVFGYIVIMGYFGHAVLIYCSYIQLIRMCIKSIEVRHKFMQTCVPHLLSLFIVAIALFFDVLYSRYGSKNVPQGVRNFMALEFLLITPILNPLIYGLNLSTIRQHVIRLFSKKQVGISE; encoded by the coding sequence ATGCAGCCACCGCTGGAGAATGAGTCCAGTGTCTTAGGATTTACACTCTCTGGTCTAAACGAAACAATGGAAAACagatatgtgtttttttctttgacagCACTGTTTTATCCCCTAATGGTGCTGTGTAATCTAATTGTAATTTTCACTATAATATCACAAAACACACTTCATGAGccaatgtatgtttttatatgcAATTTGTGTATAAACACACTTTATGGTACTGCTGGATTCTACCCTAAATTTATGTATGATTTATTAGCTGACGATCATGTGATTTCTTATGTTGGATGTATGATTcagatatttgttatttattcatcTGTTTTATGTGACCTTTCAACATTAACAGTAATGGCATATGACAGGTATGTGGCAATATGTAGACCACTGGAGTATCATGCAATAATGACCAATCAGAGAGTTCTTGAATGGATCATTTTCTGCTGGCTGACTCCATTTTTTTGCATGTCTGTTCTAATTGTATTAACAGCTAGACTCACTTTATGTGGCTCTACTATTGAAAAGTTATATTGTGAGATTTGGGCAGTCGCAAAACTTTCGTGTTTTTCTACAACATTAAATAATGTGTTTGGGTACATTGTTATTATGGGATACTTTGGACATGCAGTATTGATATATTGCTCATATATTCAGTTGATTAGAATGTGCATAAAGTCTATAGAGGTCAGGCATAAATTCATGCAAACATGTGTGCCACATCTGCTCTCTTTGTTCATTGTGGCTATTGCATTGTTCTTTGATGTTCTGTACAGCCGGTATGGCTCAAAGAATGTGCCACAAGGTGTGCGTAATTTTATGGCTTTAGAATTCCTACTCATAACACCAATTTTAAACCCCCTTATTTATGGACTAAATCTGTCAACAATACGGCAACACGTTATTAGATTGTTTTCCAAGAAACAAGTGGGAATTTCTGAGTGA